In Malus sylvestris chromosome 15, drMalSylv7.2, whole genome shotgun sequence, a single genomic region encodes these proteins:
- the LOC126605555 gene encoding vacuolar protein sorting-associated protein 32 homolog 2-like, with the protein MFKRAFGKAKQEASPLPTIHKLNDTLDMLEKKEKVLVKKAAQETEKAKQFTQAKNRNAAIKCLKRKRLYEQQIEQLGNFQLRIHDQMIMLEGANATTETVDALRSGTSVMKAMNKATKIDDLEKTMDEINDQTESMKQIQEALSAPIGAAADFDEDELEAELEELEGAELEEELLQPATSAPAAPAPPVSVNPEAGRQPTRPAPQRNNREEDELAALQAEMAL; encoded by the exons ATGTTCAAGCGAGCGTTTGGGAAGGCTAAGCAGGAGGCCAGTCCCCTGCCCACGATTCACAAATTAAACGAT ACACTGGACAtgctggagaagaaggagaaagtgCTTGTGAAGAAGGCAGCTCAAGAGACGGAGAAAGCTAAACAATTTACTCAAGCGAAAAACCGAAATG CGGCGATAAAGTGTTTAAAAAGGAAGAGGCTTTACGAACAACAAATTGAACAGCTTGGAAATTTCCAATTGCGCATTCATGATCAG ATGATAATGCTGGAAGGCGCAAACGCTACGACAGAAACTGTTGATGCATTGAGAAGTGGAACCTCTGTAATGAAGGCCATGAACAAGGCCAC gaaaattgatgatttggaGAAAACAATGGATGAGATCAATGACCAAACTGAAAGCATGAAACAAATTCAGGAGGCATTGTCAGCACCTATCGGTGCAGCAGCTGATTTTGATGAG GATGAATTGGAAGCAGAGCTTGAAGAACTAGAAGGAGCTGAATTGGAGGAGGAGCTTCTTCAGCCAGCCACAAGTGCTCCTGCAGCTCCCGCACCTCCAGTATCTGTAAATCCTGAAGCAGGCAGGCAGCCAACACGACCAGCTCCTCAAAGAAATAACCGTGAGGAAGATGAGCTTGCTGCATTACAGGCAGAGATGGCACTTTAA
- the LOC126601981 gene encoding transcription factor MYB87-like: MGRTPCCDKDNVKRGPWSPEEDAALKSYLESHGTGGNWILLPKKAGLRRCGKSCRLRWLNYLRPDIKHGSFTEEEDSIICSLYNQMGSRWSVIASHMPGRTDNDVKNYWNTKLKKKLLVLGGKVKNISSKEREPTITNNAIFSGIRKTEEPQDPAFSTFQPATLQTLSDVNSGLNAYNQTLSLNPDQLYSPKFLGFSNFGASSRRSFSTTVSLSQEGSSVSDSSSIAGNGYLDQDSWFCMDYGYGLAYDNNVNYYGMCFEKTTSEAVPSGCTDLGELFQAEIYNY, translated from the exons ATGGGACGCACTCCATGCTGTGACAAAGACAACGTGAAGAGAGGCCCGTGGTCTCCGGAAGAAGACGCAGCTCTCAAGTCCTACCTCGAGTCTCATGGCACAGGCGGCAACTGGATTCTTCTCCCCAAAAAAGCTg GTCTGAGGCGGTGCGGGAAGAGCTGCCGTCTGCGGTGGCTGAACTATCTGAGGCCAGACATCAAACATGGAAGCTTCACTGAAGAGGAAGACAGCATTATCTGCAGCCTCTACAACCAGATGGGAAGCCG ATGGTCAGTCATTGCTTCTCACATGCCTGGAAGAACAGACAACGATGTGAAGAACTATTGGAATACCAAATTAAAGAAGAAACTTTTGGTTTTGGGAGGAAAGGTAAAGAATATCAGTAGCAAAGAGAGAGAGCCCACGATTACAAACAATGCCATTTTTTCTGGAATCCGAAAAACTGAGGAACCCCAAGACCCTGCCTTCTCAACTTTCCAACCAGCCACATTGCAGACGCTATCCGATGTGAACTCTGGACTCAATGCCTACAACCAGACCCTGAGCTTAAACCCTGATCAGTTATACAGCCCCAAGTTCTTGGGTTTTTCAAATTTCGGTGCAAGTTCAAGGAGGAGTTTCAGCACCACTGTTTCATTGTCTCAGGAAGGATCAAGCGTTTCGGATTCGTCTTCGATTGCTGGGAACGGTTATCTTGATCAGGATTCTTGGTTTTGTATGGATTATGGATATGGTTTGGCTTATGATAATAATGTCAATTACTATGGCATGTGTTTTGAGAAAACAACCAGTGAAGCTGTCCCATCAGGCTGCACGGATTTGGGTGAATTGTTTCAAGCTGAAATTTACAACTACTGA
- the LOC126604544 gene encoding zinc finger CCCH domain-containing protein 23-like, producing MMLGEPTRLHPTIQVPPWDSFDDHTPTSPFLIPVHSVNSNGNASNGGDFSPLSPVFLDSLAALHRYLPSNESDSLAEDPDMAMNPISCDQFRMFEFKVRRCARGRSHDWTDCPYAHPGEKARRRDPRKYHYSGAACPDFRKGHCPKGDLCEFAHGVFECWLHPSRYRTQPCKDGLGCNRRVCFFAHTPEQLRVLPGQSPRTQGSGAFDSYPFGSPPASILMSPPLSPPSESPPMSPNSPQHGRNSVSELVASMRNFKLAKMKMNSPPSWGAQMGSGFGPSPRGSAFRSGFCSLPLTPTRTTGRVGPNPVDLWDQRCGEEPAMERVESGRDLRARMYARLSKENSFGRVARVDSGSSAPDVGWISELVSE from the coding sequence ATGATGCTCGGAGAACCGACTCGACTCCACCCGACTATCCAAGTCCCGCCCTGGGACTCATTTGACGATCATACCCCCACCTCACCCTTCCTCATCCCCGTTCACTCCGTTAACTCTAACGGCAATGCCTCCAACGGAGGAGACTTCTCCCCGCTCTCTCCAGTGTTCCTCGACTCCCTCGCCGCGCTCCACCGTTACCTCCCGTCGAACGAGTCCGACTCGCTAGCGGAGGACCCGGACATGGCAATGAACCCGATCTCCTGTGACCAGTTCCGGATGTTTGAGTTCAAGGTCCGGAGGTGCGCGCGCGGAAGGTCCCACGACTGGACCGACTGTCCGTACGCCCACCCGGGCGAGAAGGCCCGGCGTCGCGACCCAAGAAAGTACCACTACTCCGGTGCTGCATGTCCTGACTTCCGCAAGGGCCACTGCCCGAAGGGTGACCTGTGCGAGTTCGCTCACGGTGTTTTCGAGTGCTGGCTTCACCCGTCTAGGTACCGGACCCAGCCATGCAAGGACGGGTTGGGCTGCAACCGCCGGGTCTGCTTCTTTGCTCACACGCCCGAACAGCTTCGGGTCCTTCCCGGGCAGAGCCCGAGAACCCAAGGGTCGGGAGCTTTCGACTCGTATCCATTTGGTTCGCCCCCCGCCTCGATCCTGATGTCCCCTCCATTATCTCCGCCGTCTGAATCGCCGCCAATGTCGCCAAACAGTCCTCAACATGGCCGTAACTCGGTGAGTGAACTCGTTGCGTCGATGCGAAACTTCAAGCTTGCTAAGATGAAAATGAACTCTCCGCCTTCATGGGGAGCCCAAATGGGATCCGGGTTCGGTCCGTCTCCAAGAGGGTCCGCCTTCCGATCCGGTTTTTGCAGCCTTCCATTGACCCCGACTCGTACAACGGGTCGGGTCGGACCGAACCCTGTTGATCTCTGGGATCAGCGTTGCGGGGAGGAGCCAGCAATGGAGAGGGTGGAGTCCGGGAGGGATCTCCGGGCAAGAATGTACGCGAGGCTGAGTAAGGAGAACTCTTTTGGCCGAGTCGCCCGTGTTGACTCTGGATCGTCGGCTCCAGATGTTGGATGGATTTCGGAGCTAGTCAGCGAGTGA